In Cicer arietinum cultivar CDC Frontier isolate Library 1 chromosome 7, Cicar.CDCFrontier_v2.0, whole genome shotgun sequence, the genomic window aatcctcttgacacctaatcctaactttgacactaactGTTTAGCATCGTAATAACTTTGtggcaaaccatctctaacaggtgttgcatctagcatcattttagtcatcaaatCTAAAGCTAAAtcaagaacatgaaattgagactttagacctagcagtctaatacacattgataactttgagtttggaGATCCTTCAAACAAcagtttatttgtctctttcaaaagaccataaaatctctgagcttcttcattcggaagtccatcggtatcgtcatattgatcttcattgaataaaaaattaaccccaacaacatttgaaattatatcattcatcacctcaaagtgttgatagttataataatctacaCCTAATATGTTAGTATTACTTGAAGGACCTATGTTATTCTCCACACgtgtactagtattaggcgccgTCAAAGACTCTTCCCCATGATTAGTCAAAATCCAGTAGTTAGAcataaatccatctgcataTAAATGCACTCAtatttcatcttcactcttAAACCatctacatcgacataaacaacatggacatctcatcCCCTTCATCTTCGACAATTTTCTGCACTCTTGCAAAATTgagaaagtcttcaaccttgttagcaaaacgttgtttaagacccttccttccaggaaaattcctatcgtacatccaactacggtcTATATCCATAtatttgtgtatatatatatgtttattctgaaaattaaaaaaagatataatatatatatatatatatatatatatatatatatatatatatatatatcgatatGTTATATATTATGTTNNNNNNNNNNNNNNNNNNNNNNNNNNNNNNNNNNNNNNNNNNNNNNNNNNNNNNNNNNNNNNNNNNNNNNNNNNNNNNNNNNNNNNNNNCaagactataattatataaaccgaaataaaattttaaatgatgtttaatgaaatttttcataaaataactccttatatataaacaaaaatatagaccgttaaagtatataaattttttgtacgaactcaactacaactctttttaataactaacaacaaatattaatataatcaattttaataatattttgttaaaaaatagttatattaaaatcaataagttttacatgtgcttcaaatttttatttatcatatattatgtaaataacataatttctattttttttaaaataattctataataacacatattttactaatctatatttaaaaaataatataaatatgtttataatatcacatattttactaatctatatttaaaatgtataaaatactaacttgatgtcgggtagtgtctgacttgaagctttcTCAGAGCTGAGAACTCTTCGAAGTAAACACAATAtcaccactgtcaaaataaaaattcaataatattaattaaataagtaacttcaaatcaaaaataaaattaaaaaactaaatatataatataaacttaccaaaattgaagatagtaaagaaaaaacttggagaaataatttttgtagagagaaggtggagagaaaatttagaaagaaggtTTAGAGAGAAGGTACAAGTGAGAAATGATAAGAGGAGTGgagtgatatttatagaaaatgagTGATCTTTTGTGGCagccaaagcagccacaaatTCCAACGGTACAATGGGAATTTGTGGCGGCTTTAACGGTCAGAAATGAAgccttttgtggcggcctgggcgacCACAAAGTGCAACGGAACTATGgaaatttgtggcggcctttgcagccacaaaatacAACGAATCAATGCTTTTGTGGTGGTCTGGACGGCCACAAATGGTTTGCCTTTGTGGCGACCTTTACCCtcacaaatgattgaatttgtggctaaaaaagccctcacaaaagactaaaattttagctggattttgtggctgcctaagccctcacaaaatgaaaacgttgtgattttgtgagggcttaggcagccacaaaatccagttaaaattttagtcttttgtgagggttttttcagttacaaataaagaccaatttgaattttttgtatttgtgagaactttttcggtcactaatttgtgaggatTTTTTTCgaccacaaaatatttgtaaagttggccacaaatgaGGGGATTTCTTATAGTGAGGGTCTTAACTCTTTTATTGACCATTATGATCCATTGAGGTTTGTTTCTTGGTACCTGAGTTGGACGAGAAAACAAATGTATTGTTATACACTTGCAGTTCATAGGCGACACTTTGATAATGGGAGAAAAGAGTTGGATTAATATTAGAACTATTAAGACTAACTGCATGTTGTTTGAACTTTTAGACGCCTGTTGGTTGGGGTGAATGTGAGCCTTTCTTGTTTGGAAGTTGCAAGAAGAGTTTTAAATTGAAAGTTGGGTGTTTTACCCTTTCAAGTATCTTGGTCTTCCTATTGGTGGAATAATCTTTTTCAAACGATGGGTGATGGTAGGTGTACCTCCTTTTGGAAAGACCCATTGGTGGGAGGGGAGATTTTATCCACTAAATTTCATAGACTTTTCAGTCTTTCCATCAATAAAGAGGTGACTGGAGAGGAGGTGGCTGGTAGTGGCCTTGAGTCCGTAGGGGGTAGGTGGGGTTGGAGGAGGGATCTATTTAAATGGTAGGAGGAGTTACTACAAGATTGTGTATCTTTTATTGGTAATGTTTTTTTGCTGGTAAACTTGATGGATAAATGACAATGAAATATGGAtcaaatgaatattatatagtaaaaaaCGCATACAATATGCTTGTGGCAAATCAAAATAATCCTTCTTATCCCTTTGGCGAGTTCGTGTGGCATAAGGCTGTACCACTGAAGGTATTTCTTTTCTCATgaaaattttttaatgataggTTTTCCACAAAGTCCAATTTAGTTCGACGTGATGTGTTGCCTACAGAGGCCCAGATGTGCATTGATGGGGTGTGGTGTTGTGGAATCGTCCAAACATTTATTTGTAGATTGGCCCATTTTTAGGGAAGTGTGGGCAATGGTCCTCAATTGATTTGGGGTTTAGGCAGCGTTCCTTAATTAGATTACCTCTCATGTCCATTTTTTCTCTGGCCTATTCAGTAGAGGTAAAAGACTTAACATTGTTTGATTGCGGTGTGGTAAAGTTGTGTTTAGATTATTTGGCGCACCATAAATATGTGTTTTCAAGCAATAAGAGTGTATGTTGAACATCATTGTAGATCATATCAAATTGTTGTCTTAGTTGTGGCTCCAATACATTGTGGAAGGGTTTCAGGTGGCTTTACACCAATTGAGGATCAATCCCCTTGTTGTTTAAGGGTTATTAATTATGAGTAGTTTTGTTTGTATTTAATTGATCTCTAAGAGAGTGTTGTTCTCGACCCAATAATTTTAGATGGTGGAGTTTTTTGGATCTTAAATTCTCTAGTGATTAATCTTTACACGCTATTTTCTTATTTGGGCCACATTtgtgttatttttgtttgtgtttgtcTCGAATACTGgatgtatttaatatatattctgCAGGTCTTATACTTGGATGGACTACtagtatattaatatatatattttgacttaaaacaaaatgacgtttatgtttttttaatgcaAACATATTGTGTTGATCATGAGCTCAATAGATCTTATGTCTTTCTAAAATGTACAATTTTTTCCCGTAGGATTTCATCTAAAACAAGAATAGTGATACTTACTGTGACAAGAAAACATGGATAAAACATGAATAGTGATacttattataaaaatacattGATCAGGGGCCAATTAGTAGTTAGCATAAGATAAAAATATTGCCTTATTGTGTTATTTGATGAACCTATAAGATTTTTTGACTCATATGACCCAATatgatagaaaataaattaatccaAGCACTTACCAAAATTTTGTTGGGAGAGGCAACATGATTcatcctaaaaaaataaatgagttggATTTTTGGAATAGTGAAAAATTGGATGTCATACTGCAGATTCAAAAATTAGTCTCAAATGATCAAAAAGATTTAAGTATTATAAGATGTCTACTGAAAGTCAAATACTCTATCTTATCCTATCTTCTGATTAAAATTTTACCATATAGTTAATGTTAAGctagaaaataaattgataggatttgaaaaaaaaaatccacaatattctcttataaaataattgaacaaaataaaattgcaataaataacttaaaatgtaataaaatcaTAGAATATTGGCATCATATGGTAACTCAATGGGACAATGGACttccaataaaaataatagcaataataatatattttcaaaaaatataaaaaatgtagttgaaaatatgatttttggtcTTATGAAAgaaattacatatttacacTACCAATTTGTTCATTACAATCAATGAACTTATGAAATGCTAGCAAACATTTTTAATGACAAAgttgtttaaaattttgtacTGAGGTTGCCACTGCTGGTCCAAGACTCTTGAACTTGCATTGAATACTGTAAATTCCATAGAACATCTTCTATTGAAGGACGCTTACTAGAAACCTTAGAGAGACAATTGATGGTAATTTGAATTGCAGTTCTCATTGATTCATATGCATAACTTCCCCTTAGGGAAGGATCAATTGCACTTCTTAGTATTGATGCTGTTTCTGATAAACTACTTTCCAACTGAAAATGGTCAAGATAGAATTAAAGATAAGATAGTTATAgtaaatattgattttggttatcttttataatttttatttttattttttggcaGCTAGTGTAAGCATTAGTAATTAATAGTGTACagtttttaatgtatttaaacAATTACTATGtaatattaacaaaatttataatatttgagCCTTTCTATTAAATCTAACTGACCAAGAACAAAAATAGTTATAGATACCTCATCCTTGAGCTTCTCTACTTCACTGGAGGATCCAATTTGTCTACCAGTAATGACTTCAAGTAGAATAACACCCAGCTGATATATATCTTCTTTTTCAGCATTATTTGTGCTGCATATGGATTTAAATTTACAAACATATTATCTCTAGGATACATAAAACAGTGAAATATAACAGAACAGAACATAAATGTATTAATAAAGATGAGGTATACCTGCCAATTTGATTTGTGGCACTTTGTTCATTAAGTATGCTCTGAAAATTGATCAAGTCATATATATCATTGTAGGTTACAAATTTAGATGAAATCATGCAAATATTAAGTTCTTCCCTATGAATTTATTATCAAATGCATTCTTGACATTATTCACTTTattccaaattcatcaaatagTATCAATTTAAtgtcattttagtccttataaataCGAACACATGgacaaatttgataaaaattttaCGACTTCAAAGATCATTTTAGAATATCAATAATGTGAGCGATTAGATTGATATTTTCTCATAATCAAATCATGTATAATGTCCTAACCTTGGATGGCAATGGAATTCTGTAACCACTGACTTTTGCATTGAGACTATCATCCAACAAAATATTCTGAATCTTCAAATTGTTGCCAAATATGCCAGGTGCAACTCCTGTATGTAAGAACTGAACTCCTCTTGCAATTCCTATGCTTATTGCCATTCTTTGTGGCCATTTCAACATATCCCTCTTTTTCCCATCTGTTATAAATAAAGACACTTGTCATGTCATGTCacatttttttacattaaaatctttgctttttatgaatttaattgatGATGTACATATGATTTTAGCTTTTTTAGTTTAAATCAgttcttaattatttatatttttttaattgttcctacaaattcaaaatatctttattttaatttcttatatAGTTCATTATGTCATGTGACTTAATAAACTGTcgtcaaaaactaaaaataacagtttttaaatttataaagacccaataaaaaaaaatttataaaactaaaataaaaaatattgtaattgtagacactaaaatcatatttaactaTTTACCTGTAAGTTGATCCCTCAATGACACATTTGAAATGTATTCAAGTACAATGAACACTGTGCTTGTTACTTGTGGAGGGTCCTGATGAGTAATGACACAATGTCCTAAAACACTCACCATATGCCTATGCCTCAAATTTTGCAATACCTCTAAGTGCTTCATAATGCTGTGAGGTAAACCCTTTTGCTTTATGTTAATACGATTAACATGCACCACTGAACCATCTCTCAACCAGCCTTTATATATCTGAGAAAATATGATAGTAAATAAATACAACTAAAACTTGTCCCTTGGGGTCCATTTCATTAAAAAGAACAAAGTTATGAAACCTTAAAGAttataaaaattctttttaccTGTCCTTGTGACCCTTCTCCTATTAGATTTGATTGTTCAAAGTTATTTGTTgcttcttcaatttcttcttcATTGAAAATATGATATGGTAGCTGTCCAAGTACACCTAGCCTCATTGTTCGAGGAACATGCCCTATTTCAATTTGTTAGACCAAATTAGTGGATTTCTTAAATGAAGGAATTACTATTGTCTCAACCTAAGATTTCTTAGAGTATGATTAATCATATCATAAATTAATCtacagtaacaaaaataaatttgaacctCAATTTGgacaataaaattcaaaaactatttaaatagTTAACGCAGTTCAAACACGTggttaatgaaatattatatttggtGTTGCAACTTTTTAACCATTTATCAAATTTCATTAACCACAAATTTAAATGTGATTAACCTTGATTTTCAAATGTTCAAATCTACGTGCAGGTAGAATAATTGAAAATcatgattaataatatttaagtttGTGGTTAATTAAGTTCAAATGATGATTGATGAATTATCCAATTTTGATATACTCATTAATCACTTAGTCAACTGCATTAaccatttaaattatttttgaattttgttgtacaaaattgaagttaaaaaaaCTTTCTGTCACAGTAATGGTAAATAAAAGAACATAATGCTGGCCTTACTTGCAtcaatatttgatttttctgaAAGCTTATGAGCAACAGATCTTTCTGATTTGGACTTCCACAAGATGAACACAATGATTAAAGCTAAAAGACAAGCAACTCCAACAACACCTCCAATTATAACAAGCACAATTCCTAGTTTCATATTTGATTCCTTCTTCACCTTTTTACCAGGAGGCTTAACAGCTAAGGCTGCAtcttttttacaatatgaagataaatgttgttgttttgttgttgaaaaacaATTCCATGAATATAttactttagcttttgatgacATAACACATGATGGTAATTTTCCAACTAGAAAATTGTGTGAGATATCAACATATGTAAGTGATGAACCACAAGCTAAATTCAATGAAAGGTTACTactaaatttatttgaagataaaTTTAGGTACTTAAGGGAAGGTAAAGAGAACATAAATTTAggaatttttccaaaaaaattatttgaagaaatatCAAATACATGAAGTTTATCAAACTTTACTAATTGAGAAGGAATTTGAGATCTTATAAGATTATTTctcaatataatattaacaagATTATTTCCAATTGAAGGAAAATCAGGACCTAATTTATTTCCATCAAAGTTAATCTCTTCTAACAAAGTTAACTTTTTGAGATCTGGAATATTTCCATTGAAAAGATTATCAGCCAAAACAAGACTCTTGAGATTTTTCATAGAAG contains:
- the LOC101490224 gene encoding probable LRR receptor-like serine/threonine-protein kinase At1g14390, whose translation is MKKLFLSIYSLFPTIILLLLVPTSKAQLPQTETRILFQIQKLLEYPQVLKDWTNWTNFCFLPPSTSLKIICSNGHVTELTIIGNKTSPSSHSSKPFQALSGTFSTDSFFTVVTKLSNLKVLSLASLGLWGPLPGKINRFWNLEVLNISSNFISGEIPSSISSMKNLKSLVLADNLFNGNIPDLKKLTLLEEINFDGNKLGPDFPSIGNNLVNIILRNNLIRSQIPSQLVKFDKLHVFDISSNNFFGKIPKFMFSLPSLKYLNLSSNKFSSNLSLNLACGSSLTYVDISHNFLVGKLPSCVMSSKAKVIYSWNCFSTTKQQHLSSYCKKDAALAVKPPGKKVKKESNMKLGIVLVIIGGVVGVACLLALIIVFILWKSKSERSVAHKLSEKSNIDARHVPRTMRLGVLGQLPYHIFNEEEIEEATNNFEQSNLIGEGSQGQIYKGWLRDGSVVHVNRINIKQKGLPHSIMKHLEVLQNLRHRHMVSVLGHCVITHQDPPQVTSTVFIVLEYISNVSLRDQLTDGKKRDMLKWPQRMAISIGIARGVQFLHTGVAPGIFGNNLKIQNILLDDSLNAKVSGYRIPLPSKSILNEQSATNQIGSTNNAEKEDIYQLGVILLEVITGRQIGSSSEVEKLKDELESSLSETASILRSAIDPSLRGSYAYESMRTAIQITINCLSKVSSKRPSIEDVLWNLQYSMQVQESWTSSGNLSTKF